In Zingiber officinale cultivar Zhangliang chromosome 8B, Zo_v1.1, whole genome shotgun sequence, a single genomic region encodes these proteins:
- the LOC122016798 gene encoding uncharacterized vacuolar membrane protein YML018C-like, producing MASWRYKAGLFLILTVVVIWVASAEVTQGIFTDYQQPFAVTYLGASLMVVYLPLSFLRDWVCSLLRKHSSRSNKSSSGINSSPKNSPRIVEMEAQSLLAKKDSEIDLSAREEEQSLISHIKDDVNIEVLKERKAVTTKEIITYAIYLAPIWFVTEYLSNAALARTSVASTTVLSSTSGLFTLFVGVFLRQDSLNMSKVVAVFICMAGVVMTTFGKTWATDESDLSAASNGKRSLVGDLFGLLSAMSYGLFTVLLKKFAGEEGEGVDVQKLFGYVGLFTLVALWWLVWPLTALGIEPKFRIPHSAKMDEVVLANGFIGSVLSDYFWALCVIWTTPLVATLGMSLTIPLAMVADMMIHGRHYSAVYILGSTQVFAGFVIANLSERLSRFIGF from the exons ATGGCGAGCTGGAGGTACAAGGCCGGGTTGTTTCTCATCCTCACGGTGGTCGTTATCTGGGTCGCCTCAGCCGAAGTCACGCAG GGTATATTTACTGATTATCAACAACCATTTGCTGTCACTTACTTGGGAGCCTCCCTTATGGTTGTTTATCTGCCATTATCTTTTCTCAGAGATTGGGTGTGTAGTTTACTGAGAAAACACTCTTCCAGAAGCAATAAGTCATCATCTGGAATTAACTCTTCTCCAAAGAATAGTCCAAGGATTGTAGAAATGGAAGCACAATCTCTTTTAGCAAAAAAAGACAGTGAAATTGACCTTTCAGCACGAGAAGAGGAACAATCACTAATATCTCATATTAAAGATGATGTGAATATTGAAGTCCTGAAGGAAAGAAAAGCAGTCACCACTAAGGAGATCATAACATACGCAATCTATCTTGCCCCTATTTGGTTTGTGACAGAG TACTTATCAAATGCCGCACTTGCAAGAACCAGTGTGGCAAGTACGACTGTGTTATCATCGACATCAGGTCTCTTTACTCTTTTTGTTGGCGTATTTCTACGACAAGACTCCTTGAATATGTCCAAAGTGGTTGCTGTATTCATTTGCATGGCTGGCGTAGTGATGACTACATTTGGCAAGACTTGGGCTACAGATGAATCAGATCTTAGTGCCGCTAG CAATGGAAAGCGGTCTCTCGTAGGGGATCTTTTTGGTCTTCTTTCAGCTATGAGTTATGGTCTATTTACTG TGCTTCTAAAAAAGTTTGCTGGTGAGGAAGGAGAAGGAGTCGATGTCCAGAAGCTGTTTGGATATGTTGGACTATTTACACTCGTAGCTTTGTGGTGGCTTG TGTGGCCATTGACTGCACTAGGGATCGAGCCCAAGTTCAGAATACCACATTCTGCTAAAATGGACGAAGTCGTGCTTGCTAATGGCTTTATCGGAAGTGTTCTTTCAGATTACTTCTG GGCACTTTGTGTCATATGGACCACGCCGTTGGTAGCTACATTAGGCATGTCACTTACAATACCACTCGCTATGGTAGCCGATATGATGATTCACGGTCGACACTATTCGGCAGTCTACATCCTCGGCTCAACTCAG GTTTTTGCTGGGTTTGTGATAGCCAATCTGTCTGAACGACTATCCAGATTCATAGGTTTCtag